In Cupriavidus basilensis, the following proteins share a genomic window:
- a CDS encoding gamma-glutamyltransferase family protein, producing the protein MTTTACASRANTTEGVRAPHCMVATGHPLAAEAALQVLREGGSAIDAALAADAILGVVEPMATGIGGDMLAMIVEPDGHAVSYNGTGRAPAAFPMHALADLPGQRIPERHALSLTTPGAVRGWEDLHRRYGRLEWKRLFTPAIALARDGFAVAPVAAREWALFDRVLHHDPVCAALYRAGRPPAAGETFSNPELAATLSAIAAEGADAYYLGQPAHAAEMASRIAGGALAAADFAAHRGDFCTPVSTDFRGLTVLECPPNTHGVAILHALDELGGLDPAMLSEDDPAAVLRTVQAMGRAMRYAKETVADPAGNTVCTVVVDRDGLAVTLMTSIFKRFGSGIAVPGCGFVLQNRGFGFAGPGHINSPAPAKRPYHTVVPGAALRGGRFHAGFGVVGGLMQPQGQLQLLVRLAAWQQPLQAALDAPRWRLESDTTLAIEAGMPPAIVQALRDAGYSDPAGLGELGGRSDFGGAQIVMRSAGGDLLGASDKRKDGIALGE; encoded by the coding sequence ATGACAACCACAGCTTGCGCTAGCCGTGCCAACACCACCGAGGGCGTGCGCGCGCCGCACTGCATGGTCGCCACCGGCCACCCGCTTGCTGCCGAGGCCGCGCTGCAGGTGCTGCGTGAAGGCGGCAGCGCCATTGACGCGGCGCTCGCGGCCGATGCCATCCTGGGCGTGGTGGAGCCGATGGCAACAGGCATTGGCGGCGACATGCTGGCGATGATCGTCGAGCCCGACGGCCACGCGGTCAGCTACAACGGCACTGGGCGCGCGCCGGCCGCGTTCCCCATGCACGCGCTGGCGGACCTGCCCGGGCAGCGCATCCCCGAGCGCCACGCCCTCTCGCTGACCACGCCCGGCGCGGTGCGCGGCTGGGAGGACCTGCACCGCCGCTACGGCCGGCTGGAATGGAAACGGCTGTTCACGCCCGCCATTGCGCTAGCGCGCGACGGCTTTGCGGTGGCACCGGTAGCCGCGCGGGAATGGGCGCTGTTCGACCGCGTGCTGCACCATGACCCGGTCTGCGCCGCGCTCTATCGCGCCGGCCGCCCGCCTGCGGCCGGCGAGACCTTCAGCAATCCGGAGCTGGCCGCCACGCTGTCCGCCATTGCCGCCGAGGGTGCCGATGCCTACTATCTCGGCCAGCCCGCCCATGCCGCCGAAATGGCGAGCCGCATCGCCGGCGGCGCGCTGGCTGCCGCCGACTTCGCCGCCCACAGGGGCGATTTCTGCACGCCCGTGTCCACGGATTTCCGCGGACTGACGGTGCTGGAATGCCCGCCCAATACACACGGCGTGGCCATCCTGCACGCGCTGGACGAACTCGGCGGACTCGATCCAGCCATGCTGTCCGAGGACGATCCCGCAGCCGTGCTGCGCACGGTGCAGGCCATGGGCCGCGCCATGCGGTACGCCAAGGAAACCGTGGCAGACCCGGCCGGCAACACGGTATGCACCGTGGTGGTGGACCGCGACGGCCTGGCGGTCACGCTGATGACCAGCATCTTCAAGCGCTTCGGCTCGGGCATCGCCGTGCCCGGCTGCGGCTTTGTGCTGCAGAACCGCGGCTTCGGCTTTGCCGGGCCGGGCCATATCAACAGCCCCGCTCCGGCCAAGCGCCCATACCACACCGTGGTGCCTGGCGCGGCCCTGCGCGGCGGGCGCTTCCACGCGGGCTTCGGCGTGGTGGGCGGGCTGATGCAGCCGCAAGGCCAGTTGCAGTTGCTGGTGAGGCTGGCGGCCTGGCAGCAACCCCTGCAAGCCGCGCTGGATGCCCCGCGCTGGCGGCTGGAATCCGACACCACCCTGGCCATCGAAGCCGGCATGCCGCCGGCCATCGTGCAAGCCCTGCGCGATGCTGGCTACAGCGATCCCGCCGGCCTTGGCGAACTGGGCGGGCGCAGCGATTTCGGCGGCGCACAGATCGTCATGCGCAGTGCGGGCGGCGACCTGCTCGGCGCATCGGACAAACGCAAGGATGGCATCGCGCTGGGGGAGTAG
- a CDS encoding 2Fe-2S iron-sulfur cluster-binding protein, whose protein sequence is MIEITFVSNDGKVVSAPENSNLLRVSLREKGGIPFKCGGGLCGTCKCKIERGLEFTDAIKPKERKHLSEAQFGEGYRMACQTFVTGDIAVSWEAQASPAKAAAAVTGTVAGTVVE, encoded by the coding sequence ATGATTGAAATCACCTTTGTCAGCAACGACGGCAAGGTCGTCAGCGCCCCCGAGAACAGCAACCTGCTGCGCGTTTCCCTGCGCGAGAAAGGCGGCATCCCCTTCAAGTGCGGCGGCGGCCTGTGCGGCACCTGCAAATGCAAGATCGAGCGCGGGCTCGAGTTCACCGACGCCATCAAGCCAAAAGAGCGCAAGCACCTGTCGGAGGCGCAATTCGGCGAGGGCTACCGCATGGCCTGCCAGACCTTCGTCACCGGCGACATCGCCGTGTCCTGGGAAGCCCAGGCGAGCCCGGCCAAGGCTGCCGCCGCAGTCACCGGGACGGTGGCCGGGACGGTGGTCGAATAG
- a CDS encoding 2Fe-2S iron-sulfur cluster-binding protein — protein MPKVVFHKNGQTFEDEVKPSTNLVVRAGIKQFPYPNLRYECGMGKCSKCACRVIAGAEHLPPPNWKEKKQLGERLEQGYRLTCQIWLEHDIELIQDELPVQGTATASGGANVLQASVPGNAQ, from the coding sequence ATGCCAAAAGTCGTATTTCACAAGAACGGCCAGACCTTCGAGGACGAGGTCAAGCCCAGCACCAACCTGGTGGTGCGCGCCGGGATCAAGCAGTTTCCGTATCCGAACCTGCGCTACGAGTGCGGCATGGGCAAGTGCTCCAAATGCGCGTGCCGCGTGATCGCCGGCGCCGAGCACCTGCCGCCGCCGAACTGGAAGGAAAAGAAGCAGCTCGGAGAACGGCTGGAGCAAGGGTATCGCCTGACCTGCCAGATCTGGCTGGAGCATGACATCGAGCTGATCCAGGACGAACTGCCAGTGCAAGGCACAGCCACCGCCAGCGGCGGGGCCAATGTCCTGCAAGCGAGCGTCCCGGGCAACGCGCAGTAA
- a CDS encoding TenA family transcriptional regulator codes for MAELMNRDDFRAALENAIKGKSANKAPFSVAWASGKLSRDHLARWAENHYHYVGPFADYLAYIYARTPDRFTEAKDFLLANMYEEEIGGDRHTDLLIRFAQACGTTRERVLDPDNMSPTTRGLQSWCYAVAMREDPIVAVAGLVVGLESQVPSIYRKQTPTLRDKYNFTDEEVEFFDLHIVSDEIHGERGYQIVLEHANTPELQQRCLRICEIGAQMRLLYTTALYHDYVAQEIPLPELDMAA; via the coding sequence ATGGCCGAACTGATGAACCGCGATGATTTCCGTGCCGCCCTTGAAAACGCCATCAAGGGCAAGAGCGCCAACAAAGCCCCCTTCAGCGTAGCCTGGGCCAGCGGCAAACTCTCCCGCGACCACCTCGCCCGCTGGGCCGAGAACCACTATCACTACGTCGGCCCCTTCGCCGACTACCTCGCCTACATCTACGCCCGCACCCCCGACCGCTTCACCGAAGCCAAGGACTTCCTGCTGGCCAATATGTATGAGGAAGAAATCGGCGGCGACCGCCACACCGACCTGCTCATCCGCTTTGCCCAGGCCTGCGGCACCACCCGCGAGCGCGTGCTCGACCCCGACAACATGTCGCCCACCACCCGCGGCCTGCAAAGCTGGTGCTACGCGGTGGCCATGCGCGAAGACCCCATCGTGGCTGTCGCCGGCCTCGTCGTTGGCCTGGAATCCCAGGTGCCGTCGATCTACCGCAAGCAGACCCCCACCCTGCGCGACAAGTACAACTTCACCGACGAAGAAGTCGAGTTCTTCGACCTGCACATCGTCTCCGATGAAATCCACGGCGAACGCGGCTACCAGATTGTCCTGGAACACGCCAACACCCCGGAGCTGCAGCAGCGCTGCCTCAGGATCTGCGAGATCGGCGCCCAGATGCGCCTGCTCTACACCACCGCCCTCTATCACGACTACGTCGCCCAGGAAATCCCCCTGCCTGAACTCGACATGGCTGCCTGA
- a CDS encoding ornithine cyclodeaminase family protein, whose amino-acid sequence MLHITDEMIDRHVSPADAQQVMLDAFRSFGQGKAAMQERIRTEAGGVKLSTLGAVIPEQQVAGAKVYTTIKGQFSFVILIFSTEDGRPLASFDAGAITRLRTAACSVLAARHLARPGAEVLALFGAGTQGVQHARQLAAALPLKRILLSDPYADAAMPERLARQCGIPVDLAEPDQAVAQADIVVTASRSTTPLFSGHSLKPGAFVAAIGSSLPHTRELDDVALSRAARLVVEWRPQSMREAGDIVLADPAVLPADKVVELADVVTGSVKPRGNDTDILIYKSVGVGLEDVALAGFAYRQIEAAGEARAA is encoded by the coding sequence ATGCTGCATATCACCGACGAGATGATCGACCGCCACGTCAGCCCCGCTGACGCCCAGCAAGTGATGCTGGACGCTTTCCGCAGCTTCGGCCAAGGCAAGGCCGCCATGCAGGAGCGTATCCGTACCGAGGCCGGCGGCGTCAAGCTGTCCACGCTGGGCGCGGTAATTCCCGAGCAACAGGTGGCCGGCGCCAAGGTCTACACCACCATCAAGGGACAGTTTTCCTTTGTCATCCTGATCTTCTCCACCGAGGACGGCCGGCCGCTGGCATCGTTCGATGCGGGCGCGATCACCCGGCTGCGCACCGCGGCCTGCTCCGTGCTGGCCGCCCGGCACCTGGCGCGGCCGGGAGCCGAAGTGCTGGCGCTGTTTGGCGCCGGCACGCAAGGCGTGCAGCATGCCCGCCAGCTCGCCGCCGCCCTGCCGCTCAAGCGCATCCTGCTGTCCGACCCGTATGCCGATGCCGCCATGCCCGAGCGCCTGGCGCGCCAGTGCGGCATCCCGGTCGACCTTGCGGAGCCGGACCAGGCCGTGGCTCAGGCCGACATCGTGGTCACCGCCTCGCGCTCCACCACGCCGTTGTTCTCCGGCCACTCCCTCAAGCCCGGCGCCTTCGTCGCGGCCATCGGGTCCAGCTTGCCGCACACCCGCGAGCTGGACGACGTGGCGCTCTCCCGCGCGGCCCGGCTGGTAGTGGAGTGGCGCCCCCAATCCATGCGCGAGGCCGGAGACATCGTGCTGGCGGATCCCGCCGTGCTGCCGGCCGACAAGGTCGTCGAGCTGGCTGATGTGGTGACCGGCAGCGTGAAGCCGCGCGGCAATGACACGGACATCCTGATCTACAAGTCCGTAGGCGTGGGGCTGGAGGATGTGGCGCTGGCGGGCTTCGCCTACCGGCAGATCGAGGCTGCGGGTGAAGCCAGGGCCGCTTGA
- a CDS encoding sulfite exporter TauE/SafE family protein, producing the protein MTLSTLLPAGTTAWQFGLMGALILCGACLQGVGGIGFSMVSAPVAVLFFPQLAPGPLLAMGGLVSLLGAIREFRAIAWRTAGNALAGRAAGTVVAVAAMTQLPAEVLALVFALSILAAVALSLLGWRVQASGLNMAVAGAASGFMGTVTSAGAPPFAIVMQHLPPPQLRATIGCILCAGAAFSLAMLAAAGRFGLVELWLSLSLSPMLLVGFAVSNRLKNRFSAKAVRKLLLALCTAGAIGVLVKLALPA; encoded by the coding sequence ATGACACTTTCCACCCTTCTTCCCGCCGGTACCACCGCCTGGCAATTCGGCCTGATGGGTGCGCTGATCCTGTGCGGCGCCTGCCTGCAAGGCGTGGGCGGGATCGGCTTCTCGATGGTGTCGGCGCCGGTGGCCGTGCTGTTTTTCCCGCAACTGGCCCCGGGTCCCTTGCTGGCCATGGGCGGGCTGGTCTCGTTGCTGGGTGCGATACGCGAGTTCCGTGCCATTGCCTGGCGCACGGCGGGCAATGCCCTGGCTGGACGTGCGGCCGGCACGGTGGTGGCGGTGGCGGCAATGACGCAGCTGCCGGCCGAAGTGCTGGCGCTGGTGTTCGCGCTGTCGATCCTGGCTGCGGTGGCGCTGAGCCTGCTGGGCTGGCGGGTGCAGGCATCCGGCCTGAACATGGCGGTGGCGGGTGCCGCCTCCGGCTTCATGGGCACGGTCACCTCGGCGGGCGCGCCGCCCTTTGCCATCGTCATGCAGCACCTGCCGCCGCCGCAGCTGCGCGCCACCATCGGCTGCATCCTGTGCGCCGGCGCGGCGTTTTCGCTGGCCATGCTGGCTGCCGCCGGCCGTTTCGGGCTGGTGGAACTGTGGCTCAGCCTGAGCCTGTCGCCCATGCTGCTGGTCGGCTTTGCCGTGTCCAATCGCCTCAAGAACCGCTTTTCGGCCAAGGCCGTGCGCAAGCTGCTGCTGGCGCTGTGCACGGCTGGCGCCATCGGCGTGCTGGTCAAGCTCGCCCTGCCCGCCTGA
- a CDS encoding aldehyde dehydrogenase family protein, translating into MAVAKTDEFNNYINGEWSKSASGRTFDNVNPADTADIVGRFQASTADDAQAAVAAAAAAFDAWKKTPISKRAKILNGAADYLEANAEQIAEELTREEGKALNLSKDEVLRSAQTIRFYAVEGQSFSGETYPQDDPDMIVYSQREPLGVVTVISPWNFPVSIPARKIAPALIAGNTVVFKPSSDAPLSGYRLAQAFVEAGIPKGVLNFITGRAGDVGAAITEAPAVRAISFTGSTAAGQHIHRSVSLSTRTQMELGGKNPLIVMEDADLDRAVDLTIKGGLSLSGQACTGTSRVLVMASVKAAYTEKLLAKVKTLKIGSGMTPGMDVGPLATRKQLETVLGYVEAGKSEATHLCGGDRLGGEPYDKGFYVSPAVFTGVTQQMRIAREEIFGPVIAIIEVSSYADAIAKANDTEYGLSAAIVTSNPRYAHDFAHDIQSGTVKINRTTTGNLINAPFGGLKQSSTSTFRESGRAGLEFYTQIKTVYRGC; encoded by the coding sequence ATGGCAGTGGCAAAGACAGACGAATTCAACAACTACATCAACGGCGAATGGTCGAAGAGCGCCAGCGGGCGCACCTTCGACAACGTCAACCCGGCGGATACCGCCGATATCGTCGGCCGTTTCCAGGCCTCGACCGCGGATGACGCACAGGCCGCCGTGGCCGCCGCCGCGGCCGCGTTCGACGCGTGGAAGAAGACCCCCATCTCGAAGCGCGCCAAGATCCTCAACGGCGCCGCCGATTACCTGGAAGCCAACGCCGAACAGATCGCCGAGGAACTGACCCGCGAAGAAGGCAAGGCACTCAACCTGAGCAAGGATGAAGTGCTGCGCTCGGCGCAGACCATCCGTTTCTATGCCGTGGAAGGGCAGTCCTTCTCCGGCGAGACCTATCCCCAGGACGATCCCGACATGATCGTCTACAGCCAGCGCGAGCCGTTGGGCGTGGTGACCGTGATTTCGCCGTGGAATTTCCCGGTGTCGATCCCGGCGCGCAAGATTGCCCCGGCGCTGATCGCCGGCAACACCGTGGTGTTCAAGCCTTCGTCGGACGCGCCGCTGAGCGGCTACCGGCTGGCGCAGGCGTTTGTCGAGGCCGGCATCCCCAAGGGCGTGCTCAATTTCATCACCGGCCGTGCCGGCGACGTGGGCGCGGCCATTACCGAAGCACCGGCGGTGCGTGCGATTTCCTTTACCGGCTCGACCGCCGCCGGCCAGCATATCCATCGCTCGGTGTCGCTGAGCACGCGCACGCAGATGGAACTCGGCGGCAAGAACCCGCTGATCGTGATGGAAGACGCCGACCTGGACCGCGCGGTGGACCTCACCATCAAGGGTGGCTTGTCGCTCAGCGGCCAGGCCTGCACCGGCACCAGCCGCGTGCTGGTGATGGCTTCGGTCAAGGCCGCCTATACGGAGAAATTGCTGGCCAAGGTCAAGACCCTGAAGATCGGCAGCGGCATGACGCCCGGCATGGACGTGGGTCCGCTCGCCACACGCAAGCAACTCGAGACGGTGCTCGGCTATGTGGAAGCGGGCAAGTCCGAAGCCACGCACCTGTGCGGTGGCGACCGCCTGGGCGGTGAGCCCTACGACAAGGGCTTCTATGTCTCGCCGGCCGTCTTCACCGGCGTCACCCAGCAGATGCGCATTGCGCGCGAGGAAATCTTCGGGCCGGTGATCGCCATCATCGAGGTGAGCAGCTACGCCGACGCCATCGCCAAGGCCAACGACACCGAGTACGGCTTGTCGGCCGCCATCGTGACCAGCAACCCACGCTATGCGCATGACTTCGCGCATGACATCCAGTCGGGCACGGTCAAGATCAACCGCACCACCACGGGCAACCTGATCAACGCGCCGTTCGGCGGCCTCAAGCAATCCAGCACCTCCACCTTCCGCGAGTCGGGCCGGGCAGGGCTGGAGTTCTACACCCAGATCAAGACCGTTTATCGAGGCTGCTGA
- a CDS encoding GlcG/HbpS family heme-binding protein, protein MRKAIKLELKEARHMVAAAIRKSEEIGVLESICVVDDGGYPLALERMDGARITGPQIAWNKAFTAAGHKRSTHLFNQAPNGPALPGNEAFGIQWSFEGKFAVFVGGFPIVVNGEVIGGIGLSGGNGEQDTAAGVAALHALQELLAGDDLKVLTEADIKK, encoded by the coding sequence ATGAGAAAAGCCATCAAGCTGGAACTGAAGGAAGCCCGTCACATGGTGGCGGCAGCCATCCGCAAGTCCGAGGAAATCGGCGTGCTGGAATCGATCTGCGTGGTCGACGACGGCGGCTACCCGCTGGCGCTGGAGCGCATGGACGGCGCGCGCATCACCGGCCCGCAGATCGCCTGGAACAAGGCCTTCACCGCCGCCGGCCACAAGCGCTCCACCCACCTGTTCAACCAGGCCCCCAACGGCCCCGCGCTGCCCGGCAATGAAGCCTTTGGCATCCAGTGGAGCTTCGAAGGCAAGTTTGCCGTGTTCGTGGGCGGCTTCCCGATCGTGGTCAACGGCGAAGTCATCGGCGGCATCGGCCTGAGCGGCGGCAACGGCGAGCAGGACACCGCCGCAGGCGTGGCAGCGCTGCACGCCCTGCAGGAACTGCTGGCCGGCGACGACCTGAAGGTGTTGACCGAAGCCGATATCAAGAAGTAA